Part of the Equus caballus isolate H_3958 breed thoroughbred chromosome 5, TB-T2T, whole genome shotgun sequence genome is shown below.
ATTTAATGCTGGGTAGAAAACAGCACTGTGCAGTAAATATGTGACTGGCAATAGCATTTTCTAAATTGTACAGCATGTCCTTTGGCAAAGGCACAAGTTAGGATGTAGTAAATTAAGATGTAGTAAGTTGCTGGTGGGGCTGGCGGTGGTTAAACAAGTAGCTAAGCACCTTGCTTTGGCTGGATTAGAAGTCAGGAATAAAAATGTGACAGCATTTAGTAAAAATCGGTTTATGGAAACTTGAAAAATTGTAATATGAAAGTATTAATTCTCATTTTATGTGCAAAATTTGAAACATGGTAATTTACCCAAGTTTAAAAAACGTATATGAGATTCTTATCACTTCAACCAGGTAGGAAAGTGAATTGTACTATATCTGTTTCCACATGGTGGTGTCACTTTCGAAGGCAAACAGAAATACCCACCATCACAATTTTGATTTGTGAGAAGTCTTTATTCTTGGAGTAAAAGACTGGAGAAGCAGCTGTTGGCAGCATGACTGCTGGATTccactctttttccttttattgcatTCTCTCCCACCAGGGCTTTTCATGCACACTTACCTATTCCCCTGgtcccccaccaccccccccccgcaAACCCCATCAGTGTCCCTTTCTCAGgcctctctctcttcatctcctcAGCGATTAGAGGTTCCAGGGACAGGAGATGTACCAGCAGATGGGGAGACCACCTGCTCTCCTTCATGGCCGTTACCTTCTCTGGGGACCAGAGAGGGTACAATGGCCGTGTCTGAgagaacccacaacgaggaagATGGAGtggaccatgtgccaggcatctAGGTTCTGTCTCAGGGCGAACTCTTTGAAAGGAGAAGAgcctgttcttctttctctgcctgctCCCCTTCCTGCAGCAAGTTGTAGAGGGATCCTACAGTGCTCGTGGCATATGGAGCTTCTTTAGTCACCATGAGCTTCAAGTTGGGACTGTGACAACGATGCCAAAAGAAAGAGACACCATAGATTCCCAACAGGCACAAAGCATTGATCATCAAATGCCAGCAGAAGAAAGTGGTGATAAACATGATGTCGCTGATGTCATCGTCCTGCCATGGGTAGCCCGTGACGGGTCTGTACAGAATGAAGGCTGCCTGTATCAGCCAGGAGCCCATCAGGAGAAACAGCAAGGTCTCGATCATCAGGAGGTAAAATGTGTCGGGAGCCCAGAGCTCTACAGTCAACACCAGCATCAGCAGGAAGACCACCAAGATGAGCAGAGAATGAATCTGCAGCTCCACCCCTGATGAGTCCTGAACATGTGacaccagcagcagcagaagcacgTAGAAGGTCAGGACCAGGGTACCTTTTTCTAGGAGTACGCATCTCTGAGGCAGCAAGTTCTTGCTCGTGACATCTACACAGCCATTGAGGCTGAGGAGGATGAACATGGTGAGGTGCTGCCACTGTTTGGGGAACATAAATCTCGGTGGCAGCTCCCTGTTCATCAGCTTCAACCCTCCTGTGACACAGCTGATCTCATAAGCTATCAAGAGGGAGCCAGTCACCATCTTCAACAAACCTCTATAGGATAGTTTCCACAGCCTGGCCCATCTTCCCTTATTCCTGAGAGGGCATGAAGAATACAGGAGAGAGTCATTGAATATCGCAGCTTTGGAGACCACTATTGCCTGATACAGTCCATAGAAGACTAGAAACAGCCCTGGGTACAAATGACCAGCAAAGGTTCCCATTGAACTACAGATCTTGCTAACGTAGGAGAGAAGACAAAGCTCGGACACGTCCACACCTTCTGGAGCCACTTCAGGTTCTGGGCTCTGGAAAGAATTGCCTTCCACCAACTTTTATCATCTTACCCCACCCACTGCTCCCCCACAGACAGGAAATGTCTCTTGAAACAAGCCTACGCCTTTGATGGCCTAAAGCCTCACTGTTCCATTCCATTCTGGTACATTGGAAACTAACTGGCTTCTGCCAAAGAAGAAAACTGGTGCATGTGCTTGCAGGGGCTCCCCTCTATGGCCCTTGAGGTGCTCTGATCACACTTGTCCCTTTCTCCCGTGGCTTCCTTCCCCTTGTGCTGCCCAgcacacagagaagaaggggaggggagcatgAGATGGGGGTAGGGGTTGTCATGGTGTCCAGAGGAAACCTGGATACTTACAAACCCTTGAGTATCCTTCAGTACTTCTCAGACATAACTTTGGTTCActtgtaagtttttctttttggacacatatatttataaacatttggCTATGTGACCATGTAATTCATACTTCCTGCCTATCTGACGTCTGTTCTTCTCTTATAGACACATTCTGAAGATCACCAAGAAAGCTCCCTTCACCTCTTCCTTTTACCTCTTCAcatccccactcccttccctccaCTTCAGCATCTCTACTGGCCAGTAAATGGATGTGAAATTTACCCTTTGATATTGATTTTAGGGACTATGGTGGTTTCATAGTATGTCAACCTAACTAAGCTTGAGCCTCGTTTCCCAGAATTTGCTTCCCTGTGTGGCTCCAGGTTAGGTTGGCTACCAGAGAAATTTACTTGAGCATCTGAAGGTGGAAGTCAAGCAGCAAGCTAAGCATTCTCTGAGGGTGTAGGGTGCCAGGTGCCACTGTAGCTGTCGCATCCCGTCACTGAGCTGCTGGCTCACTTCCTTGGTGAGGCCTACAGCTCCCTCAGCTTCTCTTAGTGTGAAGGGTACCAGTTGCTTCTGCAGGTCACCTGCCACTGAAGTATGAGGTGGTGAGAGGCAGACACGGGCTCCAGTTGGTCCTCATGGCTTTCAGTATGTCCTTGCTCTTCCCTCACTTCCTGCCTGCTGATCTGAGGCCCCTTCTACAGCAGAGAGGAACCAGCCTTCCACAGACTTCTTCACTACAAATGTGTAAGTTCTGATAGCCATAAGAAATCCATATTCCGTATCACTCTGCTCCCATGATCCATCTCTCAGCAATGCAAGGGATTAAGGTGTAATCCTTCACATTTAGATACTGTTGAGAGGAGTGTCTCTAGTGAACTGGTGTTGGCCATGAGAATTAGCCCATCAGATTCATCTATCTATCACTTAACTACCGTCTAATGTGCCCTCAGAAGACAGTGTCCTGGGTATTGGGTAGCAGCCAGCAGAGTACAAGGCAGAGAGGATGGTGGAGAACAAGGTACAGGGAGTGGGAGGCATGCCCGGGGCCCACAAATGCTTCTGGGTTTATTGCAGGAGCTACATGGACTGGGAGTTTCTCTGTTGGTGATAATtgtggtgaggggagagggagttCGTCACTCCACTGGAACCATGCTGACGTCACAGTCATCTGCATAATCAGCTGTCCTCACAGTACCAGCAGTGGTGTGGGGCAGAGAGGCAGGACCTATGTGCTGACAGCGCCCCTAGTGGGCAGGAGCATTTCTAGCCAGATCACAACACTGCCTCTGAGCCCTCACTCCCATACAGAGACCAACTCTTTCTCAAGTCCACTGAACTCCAGGGACATTAAGTTTCTCTGCCCTTGAGGGTGACAATAATTCAGATTACTTCTTACTATTGAGAGATTTAGTGGGGCTGGAGATTTGAGTGTGAACGCAGATTGCAAAGACAAAGCTTAAGTCTGCAGGAATTtgcttattttcagttttaattttaggTGTTTTTATTCAGTTAATGTATAGGCCTTGTAGAAAAACCAAGTGAAACATATAAGCAAAAAGGAGAACATTAAAAATCATCTGTAATTCCATAATCGAGAGGTGGCCATTATCGCCACTGAGGTATAGAAACATAGTTTCAGGAAGGCAGCATGAGGAAGTAGAGACGCATTGGCTGGGAGTCAGAAATCTGGGTTCTAATCCCAGTTCCCGCTGATTGCTGATTGTCATACCCCTTAGCTGAAAAGTTGGGGTTGAACTTTCtgttaaagtgaaaataaaaggaCATGAATGTGGTTGCACAGTAGTGAGCATCTTtatctcctgtctctctcccccttttggtGTATTATCCAAACCCTTGGAGCACACTGCAGAGCTCAGGACTGAGAAGGGGAAACTCTGAGCGACATTTCTGAAGTGAGTCAGGGAGGAGAGAAGCCTAGGGGTTCCTTTGGTTTGGGGTTGCTCTGGGAGACGCACAGGGTCCATTGCTCCCCTGAGCATCAGCAGGGCCGGGCTGGGAAGCACGTGGCCTGCAGGCCTCAAGAGGAGCTGCGTTCGATCACTCTTAATGTTGCTCCTAGTCCTTCGAGGCTGTGGTCCAAGTGAGGCAGGGGCGGCAGAGCTTCCTCCAGCTCCCGCGCTCCCCCCCAGTTCCTGGCAGCTGCGAGCTGGTTCTCAGTggccagaggaagggagagagaacagcAGCACTGACCCAACAGCAATGCGAGGTTGAAAGTGGCACGTATGAGGACAAGTAGCCCCACTTACGCTCCCATCTGGGATGCTCGGGCCCCCACCTTGGCCTGGCACCAAAGCCACATGTTGTTCATTAAAGCACaaacaccctgatctcagactttgAAGATAGGAATCACCCACCCCAAACCAGACACTGCCCACAAGCAGGCGAGAGGAAGCCAAAGGTGGTGAATGATTAGCAGAACTGGCAAACAGCTCCGGACCCTGTGGACACTGAGTCCTGGAAACCTGTGTCATGAGGAAAGCTTAGTTTGACCGCAGGAGCCCTTGGAGGCCCTTCATGGCCTGGCTGCTCCACTGTGAGAGTCCCCTAGGCCTGACCCCCAACAGCCCCACCCCCCCATTCTCCAGGGGCCCCTGGCACAGCCGCTGCCACTTGTCTGGCATGAAATACCAGAGTGAGCAAGAATGTTTTCAGGAGTTCAGGAAACCCGAATTTAGTAACTCCTCTAGATTTTACTGACTATGGCAGGgtgtataaaaatgtatatgacATAGTTCTTGTCCTCAAAGAGCACTTCCTGTCTCTGCCTGCAGGTTTCCTGGAGTGTGGACAGGCTGATGGGCCTCTGCACGCCTGGCTGAGGCTTACATTTCTGGGTACAGGTCAGAGCGGAGCCTGGGATAACTGCACACCTCCTTCCTTCAAGCTGGGACTGTGATAAGGATACCAAAAGGAAGAGACGCCATAGATTCCCAACAGGCACAAAGCATTGATTGTCACATGCCAGCAGAAGGAGGTGGTGATGAAAATGATGTCACTGAAGTCGTCGTCCTGCCATGGGTAGCTCATGAAAGGTCTGTACAGAATGAAGGCTGCCTGTGTCAGCCAGGAGCCCATCAGGAGAAACAGCAAGGTCTCAATCAGCAAGAGGTGAAATGTGTCGGGTGCCCACAACTCTACGGTCAACACCCTTTCAGCAGGAAGACCACCAAGATAAGCAGGGAATGAATCTTCAGCTCTACCCCTGACGAGTCCTGAACATGTgacaccagcagcagcaggagcacgTAGAAGGTCAGGACCAGGGTACCTTTTTCTAGGAGTACACATCTCTGAGGCAGCGAGTTCTTGCCCATGACATCTACTCAGCTGTTGAGGGTGAGGAGGATGAACATGATGTGGTACTGCCACTGTTTGAGGTACATGTATCTTGGCAGCAGCCCCTTGTTCATCAACACCATCCCATCATCCAGACAGGGGACCACACAAACCATTAAGATGGACTAGTCACCATCTTCAACAAACCCCCATAGGATATTTTCCACAGCCTGGCCCATCTTCCCTTATTCCTGGGAGGGCATGAAGGATACAGGAGAGAGTCATTGACTGTTGGGGCCTTAAAGAACAATGTTGCCTGATACAGTCTATAACAGAAAAGATATAGCCCTGGGTGAAAATGACCACTGATCTTTCCCATGAATTTATAGGTCTGGTTGATTAAGGAGTGAAGAACAGAAGTTAGGCcctttctgccctcctcccccttaGGGCCTCTCAAGTTTTTGACTGCGTAGACAGAGCTAACTTGTACCTACTTTTATCATCTCCCTCTGCCCACcgctcccagacagactggaaagTTCTGGACAGAAGCCTACACTTTCGGCGAGGTAGGGCTCATTCTTCCATTCCATTCTGATACACTGAGAACTAATTGACTTCTGCCAACAAAGGAGGATGAATATTTCCTAATATGCGTTTGTGAGAATGTGTGCTTTCGTGAGCTCTATGTCTGAGCCCTTGAGATGTGTCTGGACACACTTCTGCTCTCTCCCGTGGcttgctttcttcttcccctGTCCCGTGCTtagaggagcagaggagaggggaaTAAACGTGGAGACCGCCCAGAAAAGGCCTAGGCTACTCACAAACATTTGCACATCTTTTAAAACTCCTTACTCATATCTCTGGTCATAAATTGAAAGCAAATATATTCTTCCCGAACATAAAAGTTTATCAACATTTGGGAGTATGCTCACATGTATACATATTGAGCACCTACCTgacctctttatttttctgtaacaGATAGATTTGGGGAACCACCAAGAGAGCCCCTCACCTGCCTCCAATTCTCTCTCCAATGAATAGTAGATGAACCTGAAAAGCTCCCTTTTGAGATCAATTGTAGGGTGTTAAGGGgtaatttcttaataaaatgcAGATATTTTGAGACGAGTAGATTCAGAGAGTTACTTATATTAAGTGAGTTAGCTCGTTAACTTTGTTCTCTCTTTAATTATCATTTGCTAAGTTATGTTGTTATGCCCTGCTGTTAGATACAGCCTTGCAGctgagttctagccaatggaatgtgaTGGAAAAGATGGTCTCACCCACAAAATCTTCCCTCACATACTCttccatgctgttttcttttcctctggctttATACAGAATATCACAGCTTACTTGAAAGTCATATGTTGTTGAGGATGGAGGAACCCCAAGACGGAAGGAAGAGGTTTCCTGGATTCCTTCTAGGAGTCCCATACGTTGTTCAGGAACTCTCATTTTGGACTATGTGTGGTCAAGAAATAAACTTACTTTGGTAAAGCGGGGCAAATTTTCACTGTTGTTTGTCATAGCAGCTAGTTCACCCGAGAGAATGCAAAATTAAGACATCGTCTTtatagaaaaatttggaaaaaaatccataaccaaaaaaatgagaaaaaattaagcACTTGCAGTTCCAAACCTGATGATAACCACTGTTCATGTTTTGCTGTAGAACTCAAGCTTTAGGAAGGCAGGGttgtgaaatgaaaaaataaaatgaccgGAAATTGAGAGACCAGGATTCCAGTCCCAATTTCCCCCTAATTAacagagcttcagtttctctATTAAAGATTGGAAAGAGCTTTGGTGTCTGCGTTCTCtaagtagaaagagagagaagagggaggtagaggatgagggggagggagtgggaaaGAGGGAAACATGGGCGTTGTTGCATAGAAGGGAGTGATTTTGTTACACcgcaatttttcctttttagctaGTGGTCAAAACATCCAGAAAACTTCAAAGTGCTGAATGCTCAGGCAGAGGAGGTACGAAGAGAAGCGGTGAGCTTGACATTGTGATGAGTGGAGCAGGGGGAAGTCTCTGCTACTCTCTTCGGTCCTTTCCTTTGCTCTGGGAAGTCATTGATCTGCTCTGAGGGGAAGCGGCTCTCTATGCAGCAAAGTCCATTGCTGCACTAAATATTCGTCATCAGCAAAGAGCAAGTGCATGTTTTTGAGTAGCACAGTTCTACCGAGAATGACTGCAGGTGTTGAAAAGGTTGCTTTGGGTCAGTAGTAACATCATCTCCAACACCTCAGAGCCGTGGGTCTACGGGACGTAGTGGACACTGAGGAACAAACAGATATCCTTCTTCTCCTGACCACCACCTTTATCTCCATCTCTTGGCCACTCTGGACAGCTGTGAGCCAGTcgccagaggaggagagagaacagcagCAATGACCCAACAGCAATGTGAGGTTGAAAGTGACACGTATGAGGACAAGTAGCCCCACTTACGCTCCCATCTGGGATGCTCGGGCCCCCACCTTGGCCTGGCACCAAAACCACATGTTGTTCATTAAAACACAGacatcctgatctcagactttgAAGACAGGAATCATCCATCCCAAACCAGACACTGCCCACAAGTAGCTGAGAAGGAAGCTGAAGGTGGTGAATGATTAGCAGAACTGGCAAACAGCTCCGGAGCCTGTGGACACCGAGTCCTGGAAACCTGTGTCATGAGGACAACTTAGTTTGACCGCAGGAGCTCTTGGAGGCCCTTCATGGCCTGGCTGCTCCACTGTGAGAGTCCCCTAGTCCTGCCCCGCAACAGCCCCTCCCCGTTCTCCAGGGGCCCCTGGCACAGCCGCTGCCACTTGTCTGATATGAAATACCAGCGTGAGCAAGAAAGTCCTCAGAAATTTTGTAAACATGAATTTACTGGGCGCTGTGAGATAACCTTGTCCTCACAAAGCTTATAATATAGTTAAAAGTGTATTATACGCAGACATACACGCACACATGAAATACACAAATATGCATTAGTTAGAGAATTATTTAGAATTAGAGGATGGCATGCTGAGTGATGTGTAGAGTGCATTTTAGAAGATTTCAATGATGGGAGTTGTTCATGGGGGAAGTTCAAGGTTAATCAGAATCATCCCTAGGTACGTCCTAGAAAACGGTTAGTAACTCAGGGAAAGTTTTAGTGTCAAGTTCTTTCAAAAGCCTTTATACCAGCTTTAAAGGAATCCTTCATTTCTTATCATTGCAGGGGCGCTTATGACTAAGAATCCAGTGCTGTATTATATAGATTGTAGAGCAGCAGGACCAATTAAATGCTTGCCCTACCAGTCTCTAATGCTAGGACAGCGATACTTGTGGGAGAAAGAGTGAGACCCTGAGTTTGGGACAAGGAAACAGGTGAGGCTGAGAACTTTGAACTCCCCAATTCCGCCAGACCTCCCTTTCCACTGGAGGAAATCCCTCTTCCCACCTGAGAGGAAAAAGTCTTCCTCTGAATAAATACCTTTCAATGATCACACCTGGGGGACATCCATCACAAGGGTACACCAGTCTTTGTAGGACCCACTCTCACCGCTCTTATCACCTCCCTGTCCATAACGAGAGTATTTCCCAATATCGCCCAGGATGTACAAGACCTGGTCTAAAGTGGGAGAGGAAATCAATACACCAAAAGAATTACAAGACCTCACCAGTTAGTATTGGCAAGCGTGTGGGGAGCATGGATATGAACGAATTCTAAAGGTGTCTGACCATGCAAAGAGTTGATTGAGCCACATTTATCAATATGAGTTTACTTGCCTGCGATTCTAGGTTTAATATGTGGCTTGAGGAATGGTGTAAATAGTCTGCTAGGTTGGCCAGTTGAAACCAGGACTCAGTGATGGCCTACAGTCAGTGAAGATGGCATATTGGAACTTTCCTGGCCACCACTGAGTCCAGAAGCACTGCCAAATAGAGCTTTCTGCAAAGATGGGAGTTTGCTAtaacctgtgctgtccaatacgaTAACTTctagccacctgtggctattgaacacttgaaatgtggccagtacAGCTAGGGATCTGAACttttaatttcagtaaatttAAATTTGACTAGCCACATGTGGATAGTGGCCATTGTATGGAATGGTACAGCTCTGGTGTAAGGATTCTGAAGGCTCAGTGGCATGGCAAATGACTGCGTCTTTTATCTGAGTCCACTCTGGCTGCACCCCGCAGGTTATGATATATGGAGTGCTCTCATTATCGTTCACTTTTGAATAACTTtcccatttctatttttattttctctttaacccAAAAGTTATCTAGAAGAACatcttttaatttccaaataaactgtgcccttttttctttctttctttctttgtgttttttggtaaggaagattggccctgagctaacatctattgccaatattcctcttttttttcctccccaaagccccagcacatagttgtacattctagttgtaggtcattctagttcttctatgtgggatgcagccacagcatggcttgatgagcagtactatgtccgtgcccaggacccaaaccagtgaaccctgggatgCCGAAGCAGAGGGGGCAAACTTAGtcacttggccgtggggctggcccctccttttttcttttattatcctttttatgttgatgttatttctgctttttaaaaagtgttgtttttcttcataaatcTTCTATGAGAAGTATACAAATATCCTGTATTcctattaattttaaatgatgtgATGATTTCTGAGATAagtatgttattttctttgtccaCCACTCtggatttgttcatttctttttttatttctaccacTTTTTATTTTAGCATATAGATGCCACAGAGTTCATGCATTAAAATTCATAATTGTTATATGTTCTTGGTGAATTGAATataatagaaagaagaaaatatatttgtccCTTTTCGTTGTTAATGATTCTCATTTTTAGTTTacttttgtctgatattagcatTATAACATGtgctttcctttattattttctagcGTACTTTCATGCTTATATTTTCAACCTTTCTGGGCCCAGTTGTTTAAGCACATGTCTTGTAATCAGCAGGTAGCTTGACTTTGTATTTTAACCTGTTCTAAAACTCTGTGTTATTTTGACAGGAGAATTTAAGATACTTAAATGTATCATGATCACTGATATATTTAGActtatttctaacattttattttatgcttctctgttcctttctcggTCCTGACCCCAGttcctcctttaaaaatatttccgtAGGAATGAGTAACTTACATTTACTAGAATGAAGACTTCCATGGAAATAAAGATATGTCTGCTAGAACTAAAGGTTGTGGGAACTTGAGGTCGGTGACACATTACTGTGTTTCCATGTTCTCCAACTTTCCTCACCCATCCAGCTCTGTCTTTGTAAAACTTTGCAAACAATCCTGCTGGATCTTGGAACCTTGACATGCCATACAATCATGCCACATAGAAGAGTTTTGCCTGGGTTCTCACAACACAGCGGTTTATGTGACAACCTCCATTCTTTGGTTcctcaaataaatgaatttttatatatgaaatttaaTAAACATGAAGGCCTCCCCTCATGGGTACCTCATTCAGAACAACACAGATACTGCAGCGTTATTGGTTAGCG
Proteins encoded:
- the LOC100051375 gene encoding transmembrane epididymal protein 1A gives rise to the protein MGTFAGHLYPGLFLVFYGLYQAIVVSKAAIFNDSLLYSSCPLRNKGRWARLWKLSYRGLLKMVTGSLLIAYEISCVTGGLKLMNRELPPRFMFPKQWQHLTMFILLSLNGCVDVTSKNLLPQRCVLLEKGTLVLTFYVLLLLLVSHVQDSSGVELQIHSLLILVVFLLMLVLTVELWAPDTFYLLMIETLLFLLMGSWLIQAAFILYRPVTGYPWQDDDISDIMFITTFFCWHLMINALCLLGIYGVSFFWHRCHSPNLKLMVTKEAPYATSTVGSLYNLLQEGEQAEKEEQALLLSKSSP